tTACTCACTTTGTTAGAAAAACAAATTTAGATCgctattttcttaaaaaacccTTATACTTattaaatagagtacaactttatattCATTATTCATAGGAATTTGAATTGATAGTCAAAAAAGAATCGATCCTCATTTTACATTAGTTCacattttcaataaaaaaagtTTAGCCGCCTAATATTTCATTTCATAATCAAAAAGTTTCATCAGCCTACTACTCCATTTCATTTTCAATTTCCGCCAATAGTGCATTCAAATTCTTACCACCATGATTGTTTCAATTGAAATTATCAAAAAGTTTCAGCTGCCTAATACTCCATTTGATAATCAAAAGTTTCAGCCGCCTAATACTCCATTTCATTTTCAATCTTCCACCAATAGTGGATTCATGTTCTTCCCACCAAAATCGTCTTCAAGTTTTACACTGAACTCTATAAATATCTTGACATCATTTGTTTCCCTATTGATATAAATGAGCTTGAAAGAATAACAAAGTTGGCTTTTCACGTATCAATATGatttaaaaaaatctaaatgCATTAAATGAGATAGGTTATATTCAATAacaatttatattaaataaggtAGTTTATACTAATAACAACCTACATCGAATAAAagtattttataaaaattaaaaaataactacattttttcaattgaaaagtggactacaatatgagacagacgaaaaagaaaaatagaactatcaaagtgggacagAGGGAGTACTGATCAAAAGAAAGTTAATGTTGATTAGCACCACTAAATGAGGAGATATTAAATGATAAAGTTTCTGGGAACAATTGCTGGTGGGGAAGGTGGTTATTAAGCTAAGAggatggtggtggtggtgccCATAATTTCATAATACCCTCTATGCCTGCATATAATACACGTTTAGTTGTGTTAATCAAGTGACTTAAAGGCTTTTGTTTAGGtccacactagaaaaggttatccctaacccccttttttttttttcccccaaaattttcctttggggTTATCACTCACTACTATCTTTGACCCTCTAAAAACGTTTGCTAATAATGAATGATTAATGAAGGCTGATGGGAAACCCTCTGCGTATCTCTTTTGCGAGGGAGGGAGTGCATTGATTAATTGTGACATAGAGAGATGTCCGTCCATCCACCTAAAAGCAAGAGAGAGGAAAAAGCTGAGTGTTGATTTTGTTAATGATTACCTATTTGATAAACTTCTAGGCCACTTAGTTGCGCTCGTGCAAATGAAATACTACCAGTAAACAATAATTAACAAAAAGTGTACTCATCTAATCATTACTCCCCACCCCGTAGGATAATctcttttaagtcccatttgCGGGCGTTGGTTTTGACTATCTTTATAATTATGCGTATCTCATTCAGGTCCTAATGTTAAGCATTACTAGTAGTAGTAAATTTTCTCACATGATTAGAGTATCTTTCATGCATATCAAGATCAACACTAGCTAGATACTAATAATTTACGTGCTAATTATGTATTAGTTCTAACCCCAGTCTGTCAATAATGTTAATTTATACTACTTACATTTGAGGTTAACCTCTGACTATTGATCCAGGGCCAGGCACTAGCGGTTGGCAAGCATCAATGTTAAAAGAGTTTACTTTATAGTATTGTTCCCAGTAATGCTTCCAGTCTTATCACAGAGACAGgccttagttttttttttttttttttttaaatatgattCTAGATCTTCCAATAAGAAttcttggtttaaaaaaaatatatgattCTAGATCTTCCAATAAGAATTCTTGGTTTTCTGGGTCATCACGTTGAAAAtgaaccaattttttttatatatatataaaaaaagagACAATTTGAACAAGAGCGATAGAATTCCTTGCCCTATTCTTTACTAGTGGGAAAGATACACATTATGGGTgtaaaaattatgaaaaaaaaattaagttatTTTTATTGAAATCGGTGGAAGTTattagaaatattttttttcttgcaaactaaaaaagaaaagatattgGAAGTTATCGAAACTTTAGTAGTTATCTTTAGTAAATCTTTTCTGTTATGATGGCAAATTAAAAACAATACaagatgacaaaaaaaattttaacaccAAACCCGCATCTAACATGAATGAATTACACATAAAAAGGAGTTTATTTCTTCTATTGGAAGCCAATtccacataaaaaaaaaaaaaaaacttaattcGTCCGTATCTCACATCTAGGTCATCTAACAAGATAGCATGTTGCAACTTCAATTAATTGGCTAAGAGTAattttaattcatgatttgaaACATTCATTGAACTGGTAAGTGCTAATAAATAGTAGTAATTTTTACGTAAACTTTTCAAGTGCCGAAGAGATGCTGCTTGTCGCCGTTCAAGTGGATTTCTTCCGCAGACCACAAGACAGAGCGATACCGCCGGATCTGCTGCTTGTCCTTGTCTTTTAAGGCATTTTGAATTTCCAATTCCGCTCGGCTTCCTTAGAATTTGTCAGATTTAACAATGTGGTAAgctttttgataattttgtaaTGCACAATCTATAggcttcttctttttctcagTCTTGAATGGGATTATGGAACACGATTAGTATGTTGCAAACAAGGGAAAAGAGCTTGCCCCGGGAGGGGGGGGTGCAAATTTGGATATTAGATcctaattgctatttttttccTTAGTGTAAGTGAAAGGGTTCAAATCCGGAACATCTTATTTATACTTCATCTATCGAATTATCCTACCCATCCCCCCCTATTGCAGAATTACTTGTTTAGACAAAACCCCTCATTAAAATTGATTGACTTGTATGCATGCAACCATAGAAGTATCATAAAAATAGTGTTATTCAATTTGGAGCTATATGGTTTAGATCAATTAAGGATCCTTCACATGTTAATCAATAATAAAACATTTGAAACACTAGGCACCTAGAAGTCAAATCCTTCTAGTAGTGTTTTCCTTTTGGACAAAAAATCTTGACAATCAATAAACTATTGTCCGCATCGACTTTTGACCATCAAACAATTTCTGTCATAAATTAATCACTAAACTAATTAATCAACACACATGTGGTCATTTTATCAATTGTTGCTCTTACTCTACAAAATAATCAGAATTCTGTTTTGACAAAAAATACTAGTGACGGACAAATATACCCTTGCATTTTGACActtgtttttgatttttttgtacATTAAAAGCAATAATCAATGAAATAGCCATGGGTATGCTGATTAGTTAGTCTAGCGGCTAATTTGTAACGAAAAATTGATTGATGATCAAAAAATCAACGCGAACAATAGTTTAATGGCTACTGAGATTTCTTACCCTTTCCTTTTTCGTTTTCTGGGCTAAGTAGTGCGTGGAGGCAGGAATTTCTCGTACATGGTGAACAACGGAGTGACAAAAATTGATGATAGCATGAATGACGGTTGCATCCAAGAGAATAGATAGGGAATAGTTGATGGACCTATACAACAAATTAAGAGGGCATTTGGGCTGCattctttgaaaatttttagagaaaaattattgtaataTTTTGTTTTATATTATGATGCATGCGAAGTAAAGAGGTGATTAATAAATGTACCAAAGAAatgctaaaaaaataaaaataaaaatacagtAATCCAAACAAGACATAAAATTCAGAAGCTTGAGACTGGTGTTAGCCGATGCTGGGGTGGGCTAAGAACGCATCCATCATGTTTAAGCTTTAAAAAGAGAAGATAACAAGTTGCTATTTTTCAAAGTGAAAGATAAGCACTtagtcttttctctttttttttttttgaatgaaaagatGAGCACTTAGTTAAATCATGAATTGAAGAGTTATGCATATTTTTATAAAGTAGTATCGAACCATCGTGCATAAACAAGTGTTGTGGAGAATCAAAGCAAAGAAGAAAACCTTTTTACCCATCACTTTGTCTTGTCATTTGTTTAGTGTTTTCTGCGGGCATTTCGGGCTTATCCAACAAAGTCCTAAACTGCTTAATTAATCTTTCCGCTCTGTTTAAAATTCTTATTCTAGTTCCTTTAGCAGCTTTGTAGTCCATCAATCATAGCCCATAAAGCAAAATCATTATTTCTGCTTTACATGTAAACATATAGAAACACATCCACCAAAAGAGAGAGTTTTCGATTATTAGACCAAAAGAGAGAGTTTAAAGAAAGTCGAAAAAATGAATGACATGAATATTGCTTCAactttttattgatttttactTTAATCGATCATTCTATTTCCTTTCTAGGCCTAATACGTATGCCATCCTATGACTATCTCCAACCTTCACTGCAGTCGCTGAaaccaaaaacagaaaaaaaaaaaaattctcctgAATTCCTGATCCAACAAATAAATAGGAGGGggaaatatctaaatatttctATACTGCTATACCGAAAACCCAAAATTACAACAGAGCAAAATTCGTCCATAACCAAATCAATTTATTCATGGTTTCAAGGGCTTTAATCGGATTTGGACACCATATTTAGGTTTTATTGTCAGGACAATAACCGGGGCATGCCTATAATTTTCGGAAATGGTGAAGCTGAATTTTGATACCAACATCGCCAATATGATCTTGGCTTCCATGACAGCAAAAGATTGACCCACACAGTTTCTTGGACCAGCCGCAAAAGGGAGGAAATGACGGCCAGGGGCATATGATTTAGATGCAAAACGGTCAGGTTTGAACTCATTTGCATCCTCACCCCATAATTCTTCACTGTGATGAATGGCAAGCACCGGAATCCACATTGACAAACCCTTTGGAATATGGAGGTCTCCTAGCTTGATGTCTTCAAAGGCCATACGAGGAAGAACTGAAGCCGGCGGATACAGTCTGAGAGACTCGTTGATCACCATGTTCAACTGCAAAAAATTTAATAGTAAACAATATTAATTGATTACATTATCAATTTTCATGTTTCGTACAACTACTTTACTAACTATTCCGAACAGTTTTGTCTTTTTAATACTCTCAATTTGATTGCTTAGGTAGTGCTAGTCAACTTTGTCGATCGGGTCCTGAATATCACTTTCTTTAGCTGCCAACTTACTTAGTTTTCATCTTCGGAGCTAAGATTTTCTAACATTAGAAGTCGTAACTGAAATAGGTCTGCCTGGTCTCAGGGTTTAGAATTGGTATCCAGCCAACAAAGCATGTGGAAACCGAACCGGACATATTTAAGTCTCTCTTGAATTTCAGTGAATTAATTGATTTAATATCCCCACCCTCCCAAACTGGCACCGCCACCATCTCCTCTCCTAACACGATCGATGATGAACCCCCTCAGCTATTAGTATATTCAATTCATGAATCCCGTACAGCCACCACCAAAAGCCAACCCTGAAAGAAGAAACTGGAAAAGCTTTCTCGGACGCAAAAAATATGGTTCTAGAAAGCTGAGAGCGTGAGACACATGCATTCTTCTCGTTTTTCCCCTCCTATTTGGCTAGATGACAAAAAGAGGGACAAATTTTTATCATGTAGTTCCTGGAAAATCGAACCCTCGAGGTGCCATTTCCCCATGCGTGCATGTACTTAGAGTTGTGTGTCACTAGACCTACTGACAATTCTCGAATCAAATCTTcggtaacttttttttttttttgagatatgaAATTTGTTATAGTACTAACCGTGGTGAGTTTTGATAGCTGATCGACTGTGGGTGGACTACCATTGCAGACTTCATTGACTTGGGCACGAACTTTATCTTGCCAAGAAGGGTTACTTGCTAGTAGCATGACGGTCCAGGTGAGCAAGAGGGCAGTGGTGTCATGTCCAGCGAAAAAGAATGTTTTGCATTCATCCATGATCAGCTGTAAATTCAGGCTGAATCCGCTGCCTTTCTTTGTCTGCATCTCGTTCAGCAATAATCCCAGCAAATCATTTCCATAGGAATTGCTTCTCCCAATCTCAACACAGTCTTTTCGGCTTTGTATTATCTCCATTAATAATCTCTCCACTTCCATCTTCAGAGACTTTATGTCCCTATTATATTTACTTGGGAAAAACCTGCAAATTATATAATGTGTTGCAAAACTACTCAGTTAGCGCAGGATTACTTAATTTACTAGTAATAACTTGGGAAGTAAaaattatacttggaaatagAGTCAGCTAGCCAGTGAGTCAATTCCCGAATACCAAAAATCTTGTACCGCAACAATTTGTAagtttatattttcttttgtctttttttttggttgaattaTGTCACAATTTGGAAATATTATTCTATTAGTAACCGACGGATATCACGGAGGAAAAGATAATTCAACTGCAGTAAAGCATCAAGAACACGACGGAATCTGTTAAAAAGAGAACCGAAAACGCAAGAAAACTCACCCACGTAAGACAGATAACGAGAAACCGATGACTACTTTTGCTATTAGATTAtccttaaaaagaaaaaatcccaTAA
This sequence is a window from Coffea eugenioides isolate CCC68of chromosome 7, Ceug_1.0, whole genome shotgun sequence. Protein-coding genes within it:
- the LOC113778809 gene encoding cytokinin hydroxylase-like, giving the protein MALQLVLAAILVACVTMLIKVAYETISCYWLTPRRIKKIMVKQGVRGPKPRFLVGNIMDMASFVSKSTSQDMDSINHDIVGRLLPHYVAWSKIYGKRFIYWNGTEPRMCLSETDLIKELFFKHSTSSGKSWLQQQGSKHFIGRGLLMANGDDWYHQRHIVAPAFMGDKIKSYAGYMVECTKEMLQSLENAIDLGQTEVEIGEYMARLTADIISRTEFDSNYEKGKQIFRLLQLLQHHCSQASRHLCFPGSRFFPSKYNRDIKSLKMEVERLLMEIIQSRKDCVEIGRSNSYGNDLLGLLLNEMQTKKGSGFSLNLQLIMDECKTFFFAGHDTTALLLTWTVMLLASNPSWQDKVRAQVNEVCNGSPPTVDQLSKLTTLNMVINESLRLYPPASVLPRMAFEDIKLGDLHIPKGLSMWIPVLAIHHSEELWGEDANEFKPDRFASKSYAPGRHFLPFAAGPRNCVGQSFAVMEAKIILAMLVSKFSFTISENYRHAPVIVLTIKPKYGVQIRLKPLKP